From Bosea sp. NBC_00550, the proteins below share one genomic window:
- a CDS encoding VWA domain-containing protein, translating to MMGALAAFHFERPLWLLALLPAAALWLIQRRHSDTLQQWRRVIDPALLSHLIVGTDQHRRVTPSDWLFLGWIIAAIAVAGPAWQREPSPFADAKPAVAVVLKVAPSMLTGDLAPTRLDRARQKLADILAAREGASTALVAYAGSAHLVLPATPDSAAVLDLAKALSPRIMPKEGEDLAGALALARRALAGSADGGSILVMADTIAPEAVADLARTKGPGVTLLALVAPGIDASGVAEAARAIGAVTIATTPDQTDVTAVVRRLDSRDVAASITGEGEHWREAGYWLVPFLALLSLLWFRRGWVLA from the coding sequence ATGATGGGCGCGCTCGCCGCTTTCCATTTCGAGCGGCCGCTCTGGCTGCTGGCGCTGCTTCCTGCGGCCGCGCTCTGGCTGATCCAGCGCCGCCACTCCGACACGCTGCAGCAATGGCGGCGCGTGATCGACCCGGCACTGCTGTCCCATCTCATCGTCGGGACCGACCAGCATAGGCGCGTGACGCCGTCGGACTGGCTGTTCCTGGGCTGGATCATCGCGGCAATCGCCGTCGCCGGCCCGGCCTGGCAGCGCGAGCCATCGCCCTTCGCCGACGCCAAGCCCGCCGTCGCGGTCGTGCTCAAGGTCGCGCCTTCCATGCTGACCGGAGACCTCGCCCCGACGCGACTCGACCGCGCGCGGCAGAAGCTTGCCGATATCCTGGCCGCGCGCGAAGGGGCTTCGACGGCGCTCGTCGCCTATGCCGGCTCGGCGCATCTCGTCCTGCCGGCGACGCCGGACAGCGCCGCGGTGCTCGATCTCGCCAAGGCCCTCTCGCCGCGCATCATGCCGAAGGAGGGGGAGGATCTCGCCGGGGCGCTGGCGCTCGCGAGGCGTGCGCTCGCAGGCAGTGCCGATGGCGGCTCGATCCTGGTCATGGCGGATACAATCGCACCCGAGGCGGTCGCCGATCTGGCCCGGACCAAAGGTCCCGGCGTGACGTTGCTCGCATTGGTAGCGCCGGGGATCGATGCGAGCGGCGTGGCGGAGGCTGCGCGGGCGATCGGGGCCGTGACGATCGCGACGACGCCGGACCAGACGGACGTCACCGCCGTCGTGCGCCGTCTCGACAGCCGGGATGTGGCGGCGAGCATCACGGGGGAAGGGGAGCATTGGCGCGAGGCCGGCTACTGGCTGGTCCCGTTCCTCGCTCTACTGTCCCTGTTGTGGTTCCGGCGCGGATGGGTGCTGGCATGA
- a CDS encoding tetratricopeptide repeat protein, whose translation MRSARPLPSSPYILIAVATVLALLAASYRLGWRDLWLTPDQRGRMLLGENRPADAARAFRDPLWRGIALFRAGDFKEAAQAFAARDTAEGAFDQGNALVMLGQYDDAMKRYDRALALRPGWPVALNNREIARIRAERKKTTGGDTGNTDTKADEIVFDKTKKGGEDSTVEGEKPMSDEQVRALWLKRVQTQPADFLRAKFAYQLQAQPGGTAP comes from the coding sequence ATGAGAAGCGCCCGCCCGCTGCCATCATCCCCCTACATCCTCATCGCCGTCGCGACGGTCCTCGCATTGCTGGCCGCGAGCTACCGGCTCGGCTGGCGCGATCTCTGGCTGACGCCGGATCAGCGCGGGCGGATGCTTCTGGGCGAGAATCGGCCGGCCGATGCGGCGCGAGCCTTCCGCGATCCGCTCTGGCGGGGCATCGCGCTGTTCCGCGCCGGGGATTTCAAGGAGGCCGCCCAGGCCTTCGCGGCCCGCGACACGGCTGAAGGCGCTTTCGACCAGGGCAATGCGCTGGTGATGCTCGGCCAGTACGACGATGCGATGAAGCGCTACGACCGGGCGCTCGCCTTGCGGCCCGGCTGGCCGGTGGCGCTCAACAACCGCGAGATCGCGCGCATTCGCGCCGAGCGGAAGAAAACGACGGGTGGCGATACCGGTAATACCGACACGAAGGCCGATGAGATCGTCTTCGACAAGACGAAGAAAGGCGGGGAGGATTCGACGGTCGAAGGCGAGAAGCCGATGTCCGACGAACAGGTCCGCGCCCTCTGGCTGAAGCGCGTCCAGACGCAGCCAGCCGACTTCCTGCGCGCCAAGTTCGCCTATCAGCTGCAGGCGCAGCCGGGCGGGACGGCGCCATGA
- a CDS encoding BatD family protein — protein sequence MRVVLALLLVLLPALAQAQAPAGEPVIRTMLDPAQGAVIGQPVRLNVEVLFPGEMLHPPRVAVPEAAGAQILRFETQATTMRERIGEQDYVGQSFEFVLFPRRGGAIAVPAPSVTLLDRSGEPAGSAKGEPTRIDVTVPPGIDPSGPVLAADRVDVEQSWSPNPATAQFKPGSALVRLIRRQADGVPALGMAEFHFAAPEGVRIYADPPVAEDRSNRGNVEGHRTDKVTYVFERAGSYELPALSQPWWNLSDKQARMETLPGVAVTVAAAPAAGRPDAQKRWPGLAWLAAALVLAILAAVLIVLRPKLSALWQQAVMRHRSSEAAARRELLRTARAGDASKTYQASSHWLRRLPPDEQQRVRSSALAPALARLERALFGAGPAWDRAAGAAFASAVTTFHRQNRSPPHRVVEPLPPLNPIA from the coding sequence ATGAGGGTGGTCCTGGCGCTCCTGCTCGTTCTTCTCCCGGCCCTCGCGCAGGCGCAGGCTCCCGCAGGCGAGCCGGTCATCCGCACCATGCTCGATCCTGCGCAGGGCGCCGTCATCGGCCAGCCCGTGCGATTGAATGTCGAGGTTCTCTTCCCCGGCGAGATGCTTCACCCGCCGCGCGTCGCCGTTCCCGAGGCCGCCGGCGCGCAGATCCTGCGTTTCGAGACGCAGGCGACGACGATGCGCGAGCGGATCGGCGAGCAGGACTATGTCGGCCAGAGCTTCGAATTCGTGCTGTTCCCGCGCCGCGGCGGAGCGATCGCCGTTCCCGCGCCGAGCGTGACGCTGCTCGATCGCAGCGGCGAGCCGGCGGGTTCCGCGAAAGGCGAACCGACGCGCATCGACGTGACCGTGCCGCCCGGCATCGACCCGTCGGGCCCGGTGCTGGCTGCCGACCGCGTCGATGTCGAGCAGAGCTGGTCGCCCAATCCCGCGACGGCGCAATTCAAGCCGGGCAGCGCACTGGTGCGGCTGATCCGGCGGCAGGCCGATGGCGTGCCCGCGCTCGGGATGGCCGAGTTCCACTTCGCCGCTCCGGAGGGCGTGCGTATCTATGCCGATCCGCCCGTGGCGGAGGATCGCAGCAATCGCGGCAATGTCGAAGGGCACCGCACGGACAAGGTCACCTATGTCTTCGAGAGGGCCGGAAGCTATGAGCTCCCGGCGCTCTCCCAGCCCTGGTGGAACCTGTCGGACAAGCAGGCGCGGATGGAGACCTTGCCGGGTGTCGCGGTGACGGTCGCTGCGGCCCCCGCTGCCGGCCGGCCGGATGCGCAGAAGCGGTGGCCCGGGCTGGCCTGGCTCGCCGCTGCCCTCGTGCTCGCCATTCTGGCCGCTGTTCTTATTGTCCTTCGCCCGAAGCTTTCGGCTCTCTGGCAGCAGGCGGTAATGCGCCATCGGTCGTCCGAGGCTGCGGCGCGTCGCGAATTGCTGCGCACAGCCAGGGCCGGGGATGCCTCGAAAACCTATCAGGCGTCCTCGCACTGGCTCCGCCGCTTGCCACCCGACGAGCAGCAGCGTGTGCGGTCGAGCGCTTTGGCTCCCGCCTTGGCCCGGCTCGAACGCGCTTTGTTCGGCGCGGGCCCGGCCTGGGACCGGGCGGCGGGAGCCGCCTTCGCCAGCGCCGTGACCACCTTCCATCGTCAGAATCGATCGCCGCCTCATCGGGTGGTCGAGCCGCTGCCGCCGCTCAATCCGATCGCCTGA
- a CDS encoding DUF3302 domain-containing protein produces MSGLDIFAWIVLVVLASSTVFVVVFMAMWPGMVARRRNHPWAEAVSIGGWVTLFLGFVLWPVVLIWAYVDVPARPGHSSSGTEAAR; encoded by the coding sequence ATGTCCGGTCTCGATATCTTCGCATGGATCGTTCTGGTGGTCCTCGCCTCCAGCACGGTCTTTGTCGTCGTCTTCATGGCGATGTGGCCCGGCATGGTCGCGCGGCGGCGCAATCATCCCTGGGCCGAGGCGGTTTCGATCGGCGGCTGGGTCACGCTCTTCCTGGGCTTCGTGCTCTGGCCGGTCGTGCTGATCTGGGCCTATGTCGATGTACCGGCGAGGCCGGGCCACTCGTCCTCCGGGACGGAGGCGGCGCGATGA
- a CDS encoding HlyD family secretion protein gives MIVVLLNFYLALLFILVKLRVVPFNMFWKVSPVLVLLLLLIGLFIPMNWGAPQGSVLVVRNSVAIVPDVAGEVIEVPVQANQPLKTGDVLFRIDPTPFQAQVDAIQAQLKLQETRLSQMTQLQTQGTGRAFDVEERQASVDQLRAQLEGAKWNLEKTTVRAPADGYVTNVALRKGARVASLPLSPVMAFIDTADTIVGVEINQTDARYLAPGQPVELTFKMTPGTVQTGKVESILQAVSTGQVHTSGAAVTPGAIQAAPFVVRVRIDDAAFARSLPAGSIGAAAIFTDRVKAAHVIRKVLLRQIAITNYINPF, from the coding sequence ATGATAGTCGTTCTGCTCAACTTCTATCTCGCCCTGCTCTTCATCCTGGTGAAACTCAGGGTCGTGCCCTTCAATATGTTCTGGAAGGTTTCGCCGGTCCTCGTCCTGCTGCTTCTGCTCATTGGTCTATTCATCCCTATGAACTGGGGCGCTCCTCAGGGCAGCGTGCTGGTGGTGCGCAACTCGGTCGCGATCGTGCCCGACGTCGCCGGCGAGGTGATCGAGGTTCCCGTCCAGGCCAACCAGCCATTGAAGACCGGGGATGTGCTCTTCCGCATCGATCCGACGCCGTTCCAGGCCCAGGTCGATGCGATCCAGGCGCAGCTCAAGCTTCAGGAGACGCGTCTCTCCCAGATGACCCAGCTCCAGACCCAGGGCACCGGCCGGGCTTTCGACGTCGAGGAACGTCAGGCTTCCGTCGATCAGCTGCGGGCCCAGCTCGAAGGCGCCAAGTGGAATCTGGAAAAGACGACGGTGCGCGCGCCCGCCGACGGCTATGTCACCAATGTCGCGCTTCGGAAGGGAGCGCGCGTCGCCAGCCTGCCGCTCTCGCCGGTCATGGCTTTCATCGACACCGCCGATACGATCGTCGGTGTCGAGATCAACCAGACCGATGCGCGTTATCTCGCGCCGGGACAGCCGGTGGAGCTGACCTTCAAGATGACGCCGGGAACGGTGCAGACCGGCAAGGTGGAGAGCATCCTGCAGGCGGTATCCACCGGGCAGGTCCACACCTCGGGGGCAGCGGTGACGCCGGGCGCCATCCAGGCGGCTCCCTTCGTGGTGCGCGTGAGAATCGACGATGCCGCCTTCGCCCGGTCCCTGCCGGCGGGCAGCATCGGCGCCGCCGCGATCTTCACCGACCGGGTGAAGGCCGCTCATGTGATCCGGAAGGTCCTCCTCCGGCAGATCGCCATCACCAACTACATCAACCCCTTCTGA